The following are encoded in a window of Bacillus sp. SORGH_AS_0510 genomic DNA:
- a CDS encoding peptidyl-prolyl cis-trans isomerase: MGKKQLWMVIAALILVNVLTIAFYQSRVKEASGAAMSEESVATIGKTEISRQDWLNELEAKYGKDVLKEMIDQKVVTETAAKYKIKISDQEVEREFRMLQTTVDPLSQKNHASEKKWKEEIRNTLLLEELLTRDVAVSTKELRRYYAENKSVFKVPTAYHLSHIIVKTKNEATKASKELAHGSSFSALAMERSIEEFSANEGGDIGYITEEDERYPKKYIETAKRLKKGAYSKPLKVEDGYALIKLEGKLNGKSYSFDEVKEQIRRQIALEQMKTPANASTFWDEAGVEWFYGKDKNKD; this comes from the coding sequence TTGGGGAAGAAGCAGCTTTGGATGGTAATTGCTGCCCTTATTTTGGTGAATGTCCTAACGATTGCTTTTTATCAGTCAAGAGTAAAAGAAGCAAGCGGGGCAGCGATGAGCGAGGAAAGCGTTGCAACAATAGGGAAAACGGAGATTTCTAGGCAAGATTGGCTAAATGAATTAGAAGCCAAATATGGAAAAGATGTTTTAAAGGAAATGATTGATCAGAAGGTTGTAACAGAGACCGCAGCTAAGTACAAAATAAAAATCTCAGATCAAGAGGTTGAGCGTGAATTTAGAATGCTCCAAACGACTGTGGATCCACTTAGTCAAAAGAATCATGCGAGCGAGAAAAAGTGGAAAGAAGAAATACGTAACACCCTTCTGTTAGAAGAGCTTTTAACAAGAGATGTGGCAGTATCGACGAAAGAGTTGAGAAGGTACTATGCGGAAAACAAAAGTGTTTTCAAGGTTCCTACTGCTTATCATCTATCACATATTATTGTGAAAACAAAAAATGAAGCAACAAAAGCATCGAAAGAGCTAGCACATGGGTCTAGTTTTTCCGCATTGGCCATGGAGCGTTCGATTGAGGAATTCTCGGCTAATGAAGGCGGAGATATCGGATATATTACGGAAGAGGATGAACGCTATCCAAAAAAATATATCGAAACGGCTAAAAGGCTGAAAAAGGGAGCATATAGCAAACCGTTAAAGGTTGAAGACGGATATGCCCTAATAAAGCTTGAAGGAAAGCTAAACGGCAAAAGCTATTCCTTTGATGAAGTGAAAGAACAAATACGCAGACAAATTGCCCTTGAGCAAATGAAAACCCCTGCAAACGCTTCAACATTTTGGGACGAAGCTGGGGTAGAATGGTTCTACGGCAAAGATAAAAACAAAGATTAA
- the hslO gene encoding Hsp33 family molecular chaperone HslO, with amino-acid sequence MSDYLVKALAFDGNIRAYAVRTTETICEAQERHQTWRTASAALGRTMTAGVMMGAMLKGEDKLTIKINGGGPLGPIVVDSNAKGEVRGYVTNPEVDFESNEHGKLDVRRAVGTDGMLAVVKDIGLRDFFSGQVPLVSGELGEDFTYYFATSEQVPSSVGVGVLVNPDDTILAAGGFIFQLMPGTPESVISQVEERLKTIPPVSKLIEQGLTPEEILAELFGKEQVKILEKMPVQFACNCSKDRFANAIIGLGKAEIDAMIEEDGQAEAHCHFCNEKYLFTKEELEEMKQEAK; translated from the coding sequence ATGAGTGATTATTTAGTTAAGGCGTTAGCCTTTGATGGTAATATACGCGCATATGCAGTAAGAACAACAGAAACTATTTGTGAGGCGCAAGAACGCCATCAAACGTGGAGAACAGCATCAGCAGCACTTGGCCGCACGATGACCGCAGGGGTCATGATGGGTGCCATGCTCAAGGGTGAAGATAAGCTGACCATTAAAATCAATGGTGGCGGTCCACTTGGTCCAATCGTCGTTGACAGTAATGCTAAAGGAGAGGTTCGTGGCTATGTAACCAATCCGGAAGTTGACTTTGAATCCAATGAGCACGGTAAGCTGGATGTCCGCCGCGCGGTTGGAACGGATGGGATGTTAGCGGTAGTAAAGGATATTGGTTTACGCGATTTCTTCTCTGGGCAGGTTCCGCTTGTATCTGGAGAATTGGGTGAGGATTTTACCTATTATTTTGCAACATCTGAACAGGTGCCATCTTCTGTAGGCGTGGGTGTGCTGGTTAATCCGGACGATACCATTTTAGCAGCGGGAGGGTTTATTTTTCAATTGATGCCTGGAACTCCTGAATCTGTGATTTCACAGGTAGAGGAACGCTTAAAAACCATTCCGCCTGTTTCTAAACTAATCGAGCAAGGGTTAACACCTGAGGAGATTTTAGCTGAGTTATTCGGGAAAGAACAGGTAAAGATATTAGAAAAGATGCCTGTACAATTCGCGTGTAACTGCTCGAAGGATCGTTTTGCCAATGCGATCATTGGATTAGGGAAAGCTGAAATTGATGCTATGATTGAGGAAGACGGACAAGCGGAAGCTCATTGTCACTTCTGTAACGAGAAATATCTTTTTACTAAAGAAGAATTAGAAGAAATGAAACAGGAAGCGAAATAA